The genomic DNA TACTTGCTATATTTTGAGTTAGAAACCCACAACTTCAGTTGTGGGAATCCTGCGACACACAAAACCTCAACCACTTCAGTAGTTTCCAGTTTGAAAAAATTATCTATCGATTTAAAACATTCTTCTCAGCAATTTCCAAAATAAACTCATACAATTTTTCATCGACATAAAATCCGTTTTTTATCAGTTTATCTATGACAGGTTGCAGGGAGATGATTATTCCTTTTTCTTTTGATGAGTTCTGCATAACTGAGTGTTTTTCAGCAGAATTCAAAAAACATGTCTTTGCGAGTTTTTCTTCTTGCTGTTACAAACGAAGCAATCTCTTGCTTCACATTAAGTTAGAGGAGTAGATTG from Candidatus Cloacimonadota bacterium includes the following:
- a CDS encoding DUF3368 domain-containing protein, yielding MQNSSKEKGIIISLQPVIDKLIKNGFYVDEKLYEFILEIAEKNVLNR